Proteins co-encoded in one Nitrospirota bacterium genomic window:
- a CDS encoding C40 family peptidase yields the protein MIVLTLVGLSLSACAGSPLPKEARGKPGLDYDALMAAPARPVSDVRKQVIETATALVGTPYKFGGTTPAGFDCTGYIRYVFRKAAGLTLPRTSIDQIQYGEPLSPRQLQPGDLVYFRIDRKKDLHLGIYLGNGRFIHAPSSGGVVNVQSLEKDYWRTRFLGARRVLTS from the coding sequence GTGATCGTCCTCACCCTCGTCGGGTTGTCGCTTTCAGCCTGCGCAGGATCCCCGCTCCCCAAAGAAGCCCGCGGCAAGCCCGGACTCGATTATGACGCTCTCATGGCCGCTCCCGCGCGGCCTGTCTCTGATGTCCGCAAGCAAGTGATCGAAACCGCCACGGCGCTGGTGGGCACGCCGTACAAGTTCGGGGGCACCACCCCTGCGGGCTTTGATTGCACGGGATATATACGGTACGTCTTTCGCAAAGCCGCCGGGCTCACGCTTCCGCGCACGTCGATTGACCAAATCCAGTACGGCGAACCGCTCTCGCCCAGACAGCTTCAGCCTGGAGATCTCGTGTACTTTCGCATCGACCGCAAAAAAGACCTGCATCTGGGGATCTACCTGGGCAACGGCCGGTTCATCCACGCGCCCAGTTCGGGCGGCGTGGTCAACGTGCAGAGTTTGGAGAAGGACTACTGGCGGACGCGCTTCTTGGGCGCGCGCCGGGTGCTGACTAGCTAA
- a CDS encoding AtpZ/AtpI family protein — protein sequence MAEDDAFRKGLALAGRVGVELVAATVVGTGLGYLLDQWLGTGPWLLIVGVFLGATAGILAIFRMAKNL from the coding sequence ATGGCCGAGGACGACGCGTTCCGCAAGGGTTTGGCGTTGGCCGGTCGAGTGGGCGTGGAGCTGGTAGCGGCCACGGTGGTGGGAACAGGTCTGGGTTACCTGTTGGACCAATGGCTGGGTACCGGGCCGTGGCTCTTGATCGTCGGGGTGTTTTTAGGCGCGACCGCCGGTATCCTGGCGATCTTTCGGATGGCTAAGAACCTGTAG